The region CCCGCGCATGTGATGATCCGCTACGTCATCGCGATGGGTTTGTTCTTCGCCGAGTCCTACGACGAGGTGATGCGCCGGTTGGTGGGTAACCTGCGCGCACTCGGTTCGTGGGACGACGACTGGCAGGTCCCGACCAAGTCGGCGATCACCCAGGCCCGACAACGGCTCGGGCCAGAGCCGATGAAGGCGCTGTTCGAGCGGGCCGCGGTGCCTCTGGCGACCTCGGGCACCAAGGGCGCGTGGCTGGCCCGGCGCCGGTTGATGGCGATCGACGCGACCAGCTTCGACGTGGCCGACACCTCGGACAATGCCGAACGGTTCGGCCGGATGGGCTCCGGGCCGAAAGCGTCGGCGTATCCGAAACTGCACCTCGCCGCCATCGCCGAGTGCGGCAGCCACGCGATTGTCGGTGCCGTGCTGGGTAGCTGCCGCACCGGGGAGCGCACCCTGGCCGCCGATCTGACCAGCACGGTCGGGCCGGGCATGCTGGTGATGGCCGACGCCGGCCTGTACTCCTACGACCTGTTCAACCGGTTCGCGGGCACCGGCGCGGACCTGGCCTGGCGGATCGGCGCGTCGGTGTCGGTCGGGCACCTGAGCTGGCTTCCGGACGGCTCCTACCACGCGCTGATCTACACAGCCGGGCTGAGCGCCGCCAGCCGGGCCCGGCTGGCCGAACAGGCAAAAGCCGGCCACGATGTTCCCGCCGAGTTGGCTCGCCGGGTACGGGTGGTCGAGTACACCGTCCCGGACCGCAACCTCGATGGTGACCTGATCGTGGTGATCACCACGATCACCGACCCGCACGAGATCGGCGCCCTCACCCTGGCCGAGGCGTATCACCAACGCTGGGAAGAGGAATCCGCGCTGGACGAGATCAAGACGGACCTACGCGGACGCGGTGAAGTCCTGCGCTCGAAGACCCCGGACCTGGTCGAACAACAGATGTGGGGACTGCT is a window of Micromonospora sp. NBC_01699 DNA encoding:
- a CDS encoding IS4 family transposase, translated to MTSAVVETAQRPWGRLTDHIGLGVVSARFGRDLLEEVLNRTERREKRSRRLPAHVMIRYVIAMGLFFAESYDEVMRRLVGNLRALGSWDDDWQVPTKSAITQARQRLGPEPMKALFERAAVPLATSGTKGAWLARRRLMAIDATSFDVADTSDNAERFGRMGSGPKASAYPKLHLAAIAECGSHAIVGAVLGSCRTGERTLAADLTSTVGPGMLVMADAGLYSYDLFNRFAGTGADLAWRIGASVSVGHLSWLPDGSYHALIYTAGLSAASRARLAEQAKAGHDVPAELARRVRVVEYTVPDRNLDGDLIVVITTITDPHEIGALTLAEAYHQRWEEESALDEIKTDLRGRGEVLRSKTPDLVEQQMWGLLLAHYAIRALLLDAADPAGYDPDRMSFIKGLRVTRRQVTDQAAITP